gaacaattttttatatcatatggGGCCCATgacaatataaaattactttgtgaatatggattttttatatcaaacaatcatttcgataaatttgatttgaattttgatgaaattttaaaaatacacggATCAAGTTTAAATTATAGACAAAAAGATtatctaaattcaaaattaaatttaaagaaagatTTAAATGTATCATATAATGGATTTAGTTATAATACAattgcattattttatataattacaaatgaaaatcataataattggaatgttaaaatttattcgaatacATACAGTAATACcgattttggttttatttacaCTTTGGGTAAAAAAGTGTGTacacatattttaaatcaatataatttgattGAGAAACAAAtgattaattacttaaataatcagCATACGCttagtgaattttttaaaatttgtttactataCGTAAAAGAATGTAAGGTTTTAATTAACCATGTAATcacacattttattaataaatatactacataaaatttcgaaaaaaaatcgttttattcatcgatttttaaaatgtgaGATTCCTTTTTGTAGGAGTTATCCATAAATTACGCCACCATCCATAAATTAAGTAcggatttcggttaagtatcttaaaaaaatctGATTCATCACCCTGTATAactgtgcaaaatttaaaatcaatattcctataaataaccaaattatgagggtgtcttcatcttaaatgcgacacactgtatgttGGAGTTACTTTCAGTCGATGTTATTCCTCAGATATACTGAGTTTTTTCTTAGGCTGACCATACACGTAACGGTGAGGTAAACCGGAAAGGTATACATGTGCAAGTCGAGAGATGGCAAGCAAAGAAGATCAACCACTAACTGGTACAAGTGATCTAGACAGGTAAACCTCTCAGGTATACCGTAACGTATATACCCGATCTCAGCTGGCACAttgcaaattattaatatttttctctttCATAATATTAACTGCATTAACATGATGCAAGGACAtatatttagtaatattattcAGAGACTCATTTTaacgttcatattttaaaaacgctTACAACTCTAGTAGCTGGGCGATGCACAACGGTCCAAATAAAGGTCAATCTAGACAaaactattgttttttattttatgctttaCTTTGCTTTCATATAACATGATCTGTGAGATACACAGATTTTAATACTAGTCGAGTAGTTGAAGATAACATAATCTAGCTTTATCTCACCTTCATAAGATAAAAACtaccaaaattgaaataattcattttcgtTATGGCTGCATCCCGAAACATGTTCAAATAATAACGACTTATCTATCTCTTTATCTGCCCTCAATCGGAGGATAGACATCGTCGCTTATATAACAATACCGtccaaaaaacatttgttaattttttagaaaaagtgtttaatatttctttttaatttcttaaaaaatatgaaactttcTTAGTTCTTTATGATTGTATACGAAAACACCTATTCAATAAAGTTTTAAACGTCGCATGTCAAATTTTTGACTTTCGTAGTATTATATAAAGGACGATATACGCATccaaagtttttccaaaaatgtccGTCCCAATGGCCAATATGATGAAtccaaccaaaatttttttgttccctTTGACCTCCTGAAAGCGAATTTTTTAAGTagataagtttttataaaaaataactcttGCGATTTTTCGCTTAAAccttaattttttagataaaaataaaaaaatttttaattttacgattttgaaattcaaattgtttcttgataagaaaatattttttaattttgctgacgaaatttaaaatttaaaatcaagatACACGAATTACTCTAAATGTTTATCACAATTACAATTgcttattttgtgtttttaacctatgtataataaaaaagtagttACTCTTATGAGTTTTTCGTGCAGCGttcagttttcgagataaaaatcGCGAAAGTATCGACACGCAATTCGTATATTGgctttaattaactttatttcgtCAGCAGAATGTTGTCCATTGGAATTTCTactagtctaagatcccaattaggatcgaccttcacccatctgtttaccggatgaaagttattttttatgaaatataaaatgttaacaaatatccctgcaatgggttgcctaaaaaaatgtggtccagactacttttagtgaaaatatcaagagtaaaatttttagaaatttttcactgacttgcatatcttacgaattttgatctactcgaaagtaaaagccataaagaatatgcagcagctatgttgtctgccttttttcgttcactattatcgcatttatacaagttgaaaatagtaattacgtgcatctgttaattcattgactcgcatatctaaataaagataattttgttacaattacggtggcatatgattggccacaaaatattgctcaaaaataatgtttacaagctttccaagttttgatatttatattaaaaatggtctggaccatatttttaaaggcaacccgttacaggaatatttgttaatattttacatttcataaaaaataactttcattcggtaaacagatgggtgaaggtcgaccctaattcggatcttgtactatatataaatagataaattgtacagtttttcaaaatttatttttatagacatGTTCAACAAACACGAAACAACAGAATACATCAACGAAATCAAATACCGATGGAGGTGGAGCTTTACCTACagtactaacaaaaaaaaattggaaagataaagtacaaacaaataaaatactgaCGGCACATGATGGCATACAAACTAGACAATGTTTTCATCCAGGTGCGGCAGCGTTACCAATCGAAAAAGTACAATTTGGAGCGAATACTCCAAAGCCTGTTACTGGAGTTGAAATGATGCAAGCGATGATGAGTTATATATGGcctaaagtaattaattatcttGCAATTAGTAATTGATAAATTACGATATCTGTGGCGCTATATTTTGTTTAAGCTTCTAAGATTGATACTTtcgttaattcaaaattattagtcTTTGTGCTATTCTCGGTTATAAAGTCTTATTACTATAATCACCTCTTTCCTTCATCTGCATTCTACACCAGTGGGCTCCCAAActtgattgtaaatttttcataatttaaattgacATCCAGCCTGGATTTAGTCAGATTATTagacttttttttctattcgtgaatCTACCATCTGCCCTTTTTCCcgatactaatttttttaccttttaaccTTCATTCAATCACTACCACCCTACCTTTTACGTGGTGCTTATATCATTTACTACTCTTACTATAGGTTAATTAGCGAATGCTTGTAGATTTATTCTCATGGTCGTTTATTCTTTATCGAAGACTCTTTCCTATTATCATAGATCCTCTATTCTTGTTTTTGCTACCGTCGACTCCTTTCACCTTGGAATCGACCACAAAGGATTAATATAGACCAGTTTGGAAATGACCGTTCTACACCAATGAATTGATATTAATCAAAGTTTTGATATGGGTTTAGGCTCATTAGTAAGACTTTGTACAGACCTTTTAGAGACACCCTACTTAATCGCATTGACATCAGTcaactattattattgtttattgagatatattaaaaatttttataaaatttagcgCTATAGATTTGTAATTgtatctttataatatttaaaatttgttccatgtgttattttgaaaataataattttaggatGATCCAAGTATTAGACAACGGGTGAAAATAGCATTAGGATTGTTGCTTGGTGCAAAAGTTTGTAATATTGGTGTACCTTTTATGTTCAAATATGCAGTAGATTATTTAAACATGAATAATACGTTAAATTTAGACACAGCGCCCAACACTATTGCCACAGTATCGACAGCACTTTTACTTGGATGtaagaaaatgattattttatgcaattttgaaTGACTTCTTAGATTGAAATAGAAGATAATAATGAAACAGGAAagcatttatattaatattatatttcgttTGCATTTGGGGAGGTTTTTCTAGAATATGGTTTGTGGTATGCTTCTAGAATATGTTCTAGAATATCAAATAGAAATTGAGAACATAACACTTTTGTGGTTAGAAAGTGTGGTCTTTAAATTTACGCGCCTGAACGCGCTTACAAGTTCGTAACAGCCAATCGTTCTGAAATatcaagaaaatagaaaaatattggaTCTCATATTTTGAACTATTCTTAGCATTTTTAGTCCTTTGACATGTTTTTCTAAACCTtgctgttttcaaaaaattcgtaattttgatgaaaatttgatactgacaaaattaacgattattatgtgattttaatcaaatatttggcCCAAATCAATTGGATTTTATACTACCACACAATAATCGATAATTTCTTCAGTATCAAGTTTTTgctttatacaaaatttcagcttcctAGGGATTGGTTTTGCAAGGGTATAGTGCACggcaatattatttattttcagagaagcaaactaaataatttttattgcctttgtatgtttgttatatatctaattttttttaataaatagatggTGCCGCTAGGTTGGGTTCATCTGCATTTAATGAATTACGAAATGCAGTCTTTTCAAGAGTTGCACAACATTCCATTCGTCGAATCGCTCGTAATGTCTTTgttcatttacataatttagATTTATCATTTCATTTAAGTCGACAAACTGGAGCTCTTAgtaaggtaaaatatatttacttaaaggtacaaaataatgtaatttatataattttgtctttttgaccagaaagaaactaaaaaacccTACACAATGGTGTCTTAAAAAGAGAATGAgatctttttataaattattgtgtgTAAGTGGAGTTTTTCAACTTTGTTTAGCACAAATAAAAGCGAATATTCATAGAACCGCTTATTACTGCTGTACAAACTTGATCAAAAAGTGTCTTGCCATTCTCgtttcatttttttgcaaaaatgagaatggaaatctaaaaaaatttactctacCAGGATAGCTTAATCACTTATGCATATTGTTAAGATTtacgtaaataattattatttttataattaaagacaATTGATAGAGGATCAAGAGGAATAAACTTCGTACTGGTGgcaatgatatttaatattgtaccAACAATTATTGAGCTAAGTATGGTATCAACAATTTTAGCAATCAATTGTGGATCTGCATTTGCCGGTGTGGCGTTAGGATGTGTGGGTATTTACGGAGTTTATACTCTAGCCATTACGCAATGGCGTACAAAATTTCGAGTATATATGAATCGAGCTGAAAATGAGGCTGGAAATCAAGCCGttgattcattaattaattacgaaactgttaaagtaagtaaaaatataattttttttaaattaatctgtGTTTGCGTTCGGAAGGCAATACTGTTGGGGCATGGAGTTTCTAAATAGATGCAGTCAGTCTGTACTCgccaattttatatttgatacacAATTAGTCGCATCAATAAATGCTGCGGGTAAATTTGGTTACCGAGacctatttttttgaaaataaaatacagcccatgtAACATGCTGATAATATAACATTCTATAGGCGGAAgagtttttaaaatcggtttactAGTGAATTTAACTCCCCTATTTCAGCCTTTTAGGAGATGAACTTTGATCCTTTTACAATGACTTGAccaaaatgcaaaatacattcAAACACTTTCGCGGTTGAAATATGGTTTGGGCTTTGTGGTATTTTGCTATATTCGTTACGTGCGATGTAAGCATTAAAGAAGGGTCGCCTCACCCAACGGTTATTACGTTTTTGAAGCGCATCCAATGTAATATGTAacgatttgtataaaatttattcttttaaatttagtattttaataacGAAAATTATGAGGCTGAAAAGTATGACCGtgccttaaaaaaatatgaagatgCCTCTTTAAAAACAAACTCATCATTGGCTTTGCTGAATTTTGGACAACAAGCTATATTTAGTTGTGCTTTGAGTACTATAATGATATTAGCTGCTAAAGATATTGTAGCTGGTAATTTAACTGTCGGTGATTTGGTTATGGTTAATGGACTCTTATTCCAATTAAGTGTAAGTATTTACTTAGATAACATCCTCACATTGCTTAATGGAAATCTAGCCAAGCCTTCTGATCTTATGTTGTATTAGAAGCTATGGGTGAATATCTTTCAGGCCGCTAGTTGAACGGCTCTGTTTATTAAAAAGGTAAGGCTGCTAACTGAGCGGCTAATTAAAGTAGTTGGCTGCGACATAGTTCACTGTGTGAAAATTTCTGACGGCAATCTTATGTACGTATTGCATTCACGAGATGATTTGGATTAAAGAAGGGATTTACAGAGGCTTGTATGATTAAATACTTAAGTTGATGGAGGAATGtctttaaatattgataactgggagctACAACCTCTCCAActagcgataataattcgtactaattataAAACAGGAAATTGATCCGTTTtgagtagttccaatttagactaccaagTTATCATTTATCAATAGTAAAAAGTAATTCTGTTAATGGCAAGAATTCCTCATTATGATTGCCGCCGGTGCAAATTACTGCGTAATCTACGgaataactaatttttaattctgttcgttattattttcacttattaataattatcttcCAGATACCATTGGGATTCTTAGGCAGTGTTTATCGTGAAGTTCGACAAGCATTGATTGATATGCAAACTATGTTTACTTTAATGACCATGGATACTATAATTaaggtataatttaaaaaaaaatctaattatgaaatttttgtaaataaacccatattatttttgtagtaaatttCTCTTATTTTTAGAGCAACGAGAATGCTCCGCCGTTATGTGTTGATTCAAAAACTGCCTCAATTGAATTTCGTAATGTAAATTTTGGATATATGCCGACTCAAcccatttttaaagatttatcaTTTACGATACCGGCTGGAAAGAAAATTGCCATTGTTGGTGGATCCGGTTCTGGAAAATCAACTATAATAAGATTATTATTCCGCTTTTTTGAACCACAATCaggtgaaatattgattaatgGACAAAATATACGAGATGTTGATTTAGACAGTTTACGCAAAGCAATCGCTGTTGTACCACAAGATTctgttttatttaatgatacaaTAAGGTAAACTACAAACAAACGTTTACAAGAActtaattatttagaatttagtCAGAAGTATTGATGCTCAGTGCATAATCCTGTCCCAGGCAAATCACGTGATCGCATATCTAGATCAGCGCGTTTGGGTAAATATTCACTACCTCTAATTATGCCATCTCTAACGGCATGCATTTAAGTGATTTACTTTTGAATGCCATAGACCTCAAAGAAAATATCTACGCCACCTCCTTTTGGCTGGACGAGAgtattattgtttattgataTCTCCTGTTATTCAACTACTGCGCTAGTTTGTTTCTTTcctctaaattatttttggtaatCATGTAATCTGTATGGTATTCCGggctaataatttattaaattttgctaGGCATAATCTACAGTATGGAGATTTATCAAAATCAGTGCAAGAAATGGAAAAAGCAGCTAAAATGGCAGATTTGCACGAATCAATATTAAAATGGCCAAATAAATACGATACACAAGTTGGTGAACGTGGTTTAAAAATATCAGGTGGTGAAAAACAGAGAGTTGCTATTGCTAgagctattttaaaaaattctccaATTCTTGTTTTTGATGAAGCCACCAGTTCATTGGATTCGATTACAGAATGGGTAAGttaaatttgaattcaaataattaaaaaaaaaggtttttactGTTAGATGTTAGATACGTAAAAGGGCGGGAAGAGAGTTGGCATAATCAAAAGACACTTCCTTAACATTAACTCaacacaaatacaaatttttctctaTCTTAGAGTGTTCAGGTTCGCAagaccttaaaaataaaaaaaaagggggaGAAGTGGGCTTGAAATTTTCAGCCCTCTAGttcaatttggataaaacttgttCAGAATGAATTTAAGACTAGAGCATACATCTttgttgtgaaataaaatattcgaaacttttcatttgatacgTAGAAgacattgaaaaataacatttttttaaatatatgcttAAAAAAGGACACCGCACAAGTCATATGGAAAAATTGGTATGTAACAGCTTACGTCAACCTAAATAAAAGTCTCCATCACATATTATGTGTATAGGTGTTTCAAACTTTGTTTTCGAGGTCGCTgagttcaaatataaaatgaaaagtacAACATACACAAAATTCAGATTTTCGTAAGGCCTGTGTGGAAtcctttgtttttaattttccttttagATATCAGAGACATTTTATCCTTTTTTGATATTCCCAAATCAAGAACTTCGAGGAAATTGCGTTTAAAGTCTTacatctaaattatttttagtgcggaaataaaagcttttaatttgCGAATTATTCGTAACGTATCGTATTATTTAAAACCTTTCGTAAGATTTATAAGATTTAGCCAATTACCTATCTTCTCTCTTAAACCTCTTAcgtaatttttgaagtgaaataaaaaaatatttatatcgttTTTAGAATATTCTTGAAGCCGTAAGACGAGCAACAACCGGTCGTACAAGTATATGTATAGCACATCGCTTAAGCACTGTATCTGATGCAGATGAAATTTTGGTTATTGAAAATGGGAAAGTTAGTGAACGAGGAACACACACGGATTTATGTACTAAACCAAAATCATTGTATGCGAGACTAATACAAAAACAGCAAATGAATGCCTCTaacataaatatatcataattttattttatttttttaattagtaaaatttgtatttatggtCATGGCGTTTGAAAAaccattgtttattttatgtgtatatatattaaaaaaaaaaaaaaaaaaaaaaacgaaaaaaagatgcATTGTGTCCAgtgttttcacttaaaaataacACGTTACGATTACATCGTTCGTAAAACGAGGATAAAGTAGTATTGTTATGTTTACCAAAGAATAGATGTATAAAGAGTCTGAATTCTTAGTACAGGGGTGGTCAAGCTCCTTGATAGTCTGGACCATTACGTCACTGTTCGTTCTCTCTCTTATGTTCTATCGGTAGTTTTCGATAAGTCATATGATTCTTAACTTGGACGGAAATGAAATTTGTTACAACGTTGCACTTAGTCTTTCGTAATTGCTATCAGTAATTTTAGTCGTACTCGTTTCATGCTCTTCTAAACCTGAACCCTTTACATctcttttatttaaagaaaccaagatttaaaaaaaatggattatgGTATTTTTTGAAACGTatttttccaaacttttttcaaagaaaaattattatgttcgtcttaatattttaataataatgctaAGCTTTTGGTGATAGACTATtatatctaatttaaaattcaactaacaggcgaaaaatttaaaaaacaaagatgaTATTCGTACTctttatatatttctattattagcaattaattagtaattgaccggaattgaaaatttaaaatcaatgtaAGATGAGCATATAATTTGTTGTTATATGAAAacaattgttattttgtttaaattagcTATCGTACTATAAAACTATAGCTGAAAGCAAGAAAACattgtataaaatgattttgttttatgtttgtgAATAAAGaggtatttgaaaattgaatttattacctatttatttaaCGTACTCATCAGAAAACTTGAGCAAATTGAGGCTTTTTAACCCAACTGCGCAACTCAAAGGAGTGGTAATTTGTTTTCATCTATATACAGTGTGCCGCATTTAAGATGTAGACACCCTCATaaattcgttatttataggaatatcgatttcaaattttgcaGTCATTCATGGTGATGGGTCAAATTGTTTAAAGTACTTAAAGTACCGATATTTGAACTTTTACAgcttactacaaattgacaaatagggccgattcataatattttgtattgcgTGAGGGATGGTTATAATCTCTGTagagatatagaaaaaaattattagaaaaagttgcttagagtacttttttatacccataCAACAATTtacatgacaaaattcgcattttaattttttcattatttattatcattcatTATTATCAAGAAACTTATTTCACCTATGTCTATACAACTCTATGGTTGGGTCCATTAAAAATTTAGACCGGCTCCCAACAACACAGTCgagttttttaataagaaaattttttttttcgaattcttccctttaatatattgaatcattttcttgaaattcacaaaattgtTAACTATATGGTAAGCGGTAAGGGTACAATTAGAtaataagtatatgtatataaatttaaacgatggtcatttttgacatctattaggtaggtattttcaaaattccatcatcagtacaaaagcaatagttgTATTTCCCTAGGAAATTTgctaataaacaacttttgtgtgaaacattttttcgtaaacatcactgtttattcgtTAGGCCGcaaattaatacaaaactttggtgtccattttctccaaaactataaaatatagtgaattgaaaatttgttggttGCTTCAACTAGtttcttgtgaaacattctaaaagaacgaaaaaaattctaggaaatactatcgtaaatttttgaaagtattttttagaatttttaatcaaaagaaaaaaacccattttgtaaaccgtaagagatagaataaaagtttaaatgtaaaagttatttttttatataaaaatacaacttttgtttgaaatatgttttcCTAAACATTCCTACATAGTACCCTTAGCGTACCCTTATTAGAACTTAGAATGGTCCAagtttaaaagtataatttaattaaaaaattcttttgtatatatttttgataatataataataataatcaataattttaaataatacagttttgattgaaaagcattattaaattgaaatttattgcaTTCATTAACTTCTTTAGAATATGTTAAGGTCATATATTTGTGTAACTATGGTAATTAAATATCAACAAAGACTTTTTGGCTATGATTCGTATATTTGACGTGTTTTAAGAATGAATCTTACATTATTCGCaattaattttacacaaaacaaaaatttttattttgtttttaatttttatatacatataattaggaataataaatattatgattgaaTAATCGACACccacacaaaaattaaacaatgtcATCATTAGGTTTATTAGCTGAAGAAAAAACGCGAAAAGTGCATGGTCGGTAA
This genomic interval from Chrysoperla carnea chromosome 1, inChrCarn1.1, whole genome shotgun sequence contains the following:
- the LOC123290974 gene encoding iron-sulfur clusters transporter ABCB7, mitochondrial gives rise to the protein MATYFSYCTYGKTLVSNNKYICFLIRNRKSLSRTSFGNNRFLYKSNWTCDTVRTCSTNTKQQNTSTKSNTDGGGALPTVLTKKNWKDKVQTNKILTAHDGIQTRQCFHPGAAALPIEKVQFGANTPKPVTGVEMMQAMMSYIWPKDDPSIRQRVKIALGLLLGAKVCNIGVPFMFKYAVDYLNMNNTLNLDTAPNTIATVSTALLLGYGAARLGSSAFNELRNAVFSRVAQHSIRRIARNVFVHLHNLDLSFHLSRQTGALSKTIDRGSRGINFVLVAMIFNIVPTIIELSMVSTILAINCGSAFAGVALGCVGIYGVYTLAITQWRTKFRVYMNRAENEAGNQAVDSLINYETVKYFNNENYEAEKYDRALKKYEDASLKTNSSLALLNFGQQAIFSCALSTIMILAAKDIVAGNLTVGDLVMVNGLLFQLSIPLGFLGSVYREVRQALIDMQTMFTLMTMDTIIKSNENAPPLCVDSKTASIEFRNVNFGYMPTQPIFKDLSFTIPAGKKIAIVGGSGSGKSTIIRLLFRFFEPQSGEILINGQNIRDVDLDSLRKAIAVVPQDSVLFNDTIRHNLQYGDLSKSVQEMEKAAKMADLHESILKWPNKYDTQVGERGLKISGGEKQRVAIARAILKNSPILVFDEATSSLDSITEWNILEAVRRATTGRTSICIAHRLSTVSDADEILVIENGKVSERGTHTDLCTKPKSLYARLIQKQQMNASNINIS